One stretch of Nocardia mangyaensis DNA includes these proteins:
- a CDS encoding TetR/AcrR family transcriptional regulator yields the protein MTSVSEEPAWKQRAVERSIRGAKLRAEQRVQKFLDAAQAIITEKGTTDFTVQEVVDRSRQSLRSFYLQFDGKHELLLALFEDALDRTADQLAAAAEGKTDPLDRLRVTVELLFELCRPDPVAQRPLFTDFAPQLLVSHPAQVKIAHAPLLSLFTELMEQAKKAGRLREGLDPRRMAAVVMQTVMFTAQSAGGADEDVAHPITASEVWDFCAFGFATGE from the coding sequence GTGACCAGCGTCAGCGAAGAGCCCGCGTGGAAGCAGCGGGCCGTCGAGCGGTCCATTCGGGGGGCGAAACTGCGCGCCGAGCAGCGGGTGCAAAAGTTCCTCGATGCGGCGCAGGCGATCATCACCGAAAAAGGCACCACCGACTTCACCGTGCAAGAAGTGGTCGACCGTTCGCGTCAGTCACTGCGCAGCTTCTACCTGCAGTTCGACGGTAAACACGAGCTGTTGCTCGCGTTGTTCGAGGACGCGCTCGACCGCACGGCGGATCAGCTGGCGGCGGCCGCCGAGGGCAAGACCGACCCGCTGGACCGCCTGCGGGTCACCGTCGAGTTGCTGTTCGAACTATGCAGGCCCGACCCGGTCGCGCAGCGTCCCCTGTTCACCGATTTCGCGCCGCAACTGCTGGTGTCGCATCCCGCCCAGGTCAAGATCGCGCACGCGCCACTGCTGTCGCTGTTCACCGAACTGATGGAACAGGCCAAGAAGGCGGGAAGGCTGCGCGAGGGCCTCGATCCGCGGCGGATGGCGGCCGTGGTGATGCAGACGGTCATGTTCACCGCGCAGTCGGCGGGCGGCGCCGACGAGGACGTCGCCCACCCGATCACCGCGAGCGAGGTCTGGGACTTCTGCGCGTTCGGATTCGCCACGGGCGAGTAG
- a CDS encoding thiolase family protein has translation MPEAVIVSALRTPIGTARKGTLRDTDGFALADHVVAAVAAGLDPSQIDDVVLGEGRYGGGVLARHAAVTAGLTTVPGVAVNRHCAAGMAAVQSAAASIRAGMDRLVIAGGVNSDSTAPRLRMRVDEDEWLDPWTSPTHPDRPDAPNRDMSITVGWNAAVRSGISRADMDGWALRSHRNAIAAIDEGRFTDEIVAIKTPHGLFEVDEHPRRDTTLEKLAGLKVLHPEIEGFSITAGNASGANDGAAALAIASDRLGLPALGVIRSWASVGIDPAVTGLAPIEAIAKAVSRAGISLSQVRLFEINEAFAVVPLAVIKALDIDPNLVNVSGSGCSLGHPVAATGARMITTLVHELRRRGGGFGVAALCAGGGMGSATVIEVAAP, from the coding sequence ATGCCTGAAGCAGTCATCGTCTCCGCGCTGCGCACACCCATCGGGACCGCACGCAAAGGCACGCTGCGCGACACCGATGGCTTCGCGCTGGCCGATCATGTCGTGGCCGCGGTCGCCGCCGGTCTCGATCCGAGCCAAATCGATGACGTGGTCCTGGGCGAGGGGCGCTACGGCGGCGGTGTGCTGGCCAGGCATGCCGCGGTCACCGCCGGGTTGACCACGGTGCCCGGCGTTGCCGTCAACCGGCACTGCGCGGCGGGCATGGCGGCAGTGCAGTCCGCGGCGGCGAGTATTCGCGCCGGCATGGACCGGCTCGTCATCGCCGGTGGCGTCAACTCCGATTCCACCGCTCCGCGCCTGCGTATGCGCGTCGACGAGGACGAATGGCTCGATCCGTGGACCTCACCGACGCACCCCGATCGCCCCGACGCGCCCAACCGGGACATGTCGATCACCGTCGGCTGGAACGCGGCCGTCAGATCCGGCATCTCCCGCGCCGACATGGACGGCTGGGCGTTGCGCTCACACCGCAACGCCATCGCCGCCATCGACGAGGGACGATTCACCGACGAGATCGTGGCGATCAAGACCCCGCACGGACTGTTCGAGGTCGACGAGCACCCGCGCCGGGACACCACCCTGGAAAAACTGGCGGGGCTGAAGGTTCTGCATCCGGAGATCGAGGGTTTCAGCATCACCGCGGGCAACGCCTCGGGCGCCAACGACGGCGCCGCGGCCCTGGCGATCGCCAGTGATCGGCTCGGGCTGCCGGCCCTCGGGGTCATCAGGTCGTGGGCCTCGGTCGGCATCGATCCCGCCGTCACGGGCCTGGCTCCGATCGAGGCGATCGCGAAAGCTGTTTCCCGAGCGGGTATTTCGCTGTCCCAGGTACGCCTGTTCGAGATCAACGAGGCGTTCGCCGTGGTGCCACTGGCGGTGATCAAGGCGCTCGACATCGATCCGAACCTGGTCAATGTCAGCGGCAGCGGCTGCTCGCTCGGTCATCCGGTCGCGGCGACCGGCGCCAGGATGATCACGACGCTCGTGCACGAACTGCGTCGTCGCGGTGGTGGTTTCGGTGTCGCGGCACTGTGTGCGGGCGGTGGAATGGGTTCGGCGACCGTCATCGAGGTGGCCGCACCCTGA
- a CDS encoding class I adenylate-forming enzyme family protein has protein sequence MNIGMILDMAASAGSRSVLTVGDRSLSAADLLDCARRAAPRFHEHSAVLYLGANHLAYPVALFGAVLAGVPFVPLNYRLGDTQLRALLDRHPGALVLRPADLDALVAADPGRPAAPELPTPWDADSVAVILYTSGTTSAPKAALLRHRHLMAYLLNTVEFGAAATTDAALVSVPPYHIAGLTNLLSNLYAGRRVVYLSAFDPAEWLATVRRERITQAMLVPTMLARIVAEVDGPDAGTPTLATLAYGGSRMPRPVLDRALRVFPETGFVNAYGLTETASSVAVLGPADHRAAATSADPLVRDRLGSVGRPLPGIEFEIRSAAGEPVAPGDTGLVFVRGEQISGEYGGRSVLDADGWFPTADLGRLDAAGYLFIEGRADDTIIRGGENIAPAEIEDVLLEYPGISEAAVIGVPDPEWGQRLIAVVVGVGDQARIKQWVKDRLRSSKTPDAIVFRTELPKTDTGKLLRRDLVAEMENTHA, from the coding sequence ATGAACATTGGCATGATCCTAGACATGGCCGCCTCGGCGGGGAGTCGATCGGTGCTCACGGTCGGCGACCGCTCGCTGTCCGCGGCAGACCTGCTCGACTGCGCCCGGCGCGCGGCTCCGCGCTTCCACGAGCACTCCGCGGTGCTGTATCTGGGTGCGAACCACCTGGCCTATCCGGTCGCGCTGTTCGGCGCGGTGCTGGCCGGCGTGCCGTTCGTGCCGCTGAACTACCGGCTCGGCGACACCCAGCTGCGCGCGCTGCTGGACCGACATCCCGGCGCGCTGGTATTGCGGCCGGCGGACCTCGACGCCCTGGTGGCCGCCGATCCGGGGCGGCCCGCCGCGCCGGAGCTGCCGACGCCGTGGGACGCGGACTCGGTGGCGGTGATCCTGTACACCAGCGGCACCACCTCCGCGCCCAAAGCGGCGTTGCTGCGGCACCGGCACCTGATGGCCTACCTGCTCAACACCGTGGAGTTCGGTGCTGCCGCGACGACCGACGCGGCGTTGGTGTCGGTGCCGCCGTATCACATCGCGGGGCTGACGAACCTGCTCTCGAACCTCTACGCCGGACGTCGGGTGGTCTACCTGTCCGCCTTCGACCCCGCCGAGTGGCTGGCGACCGTGCGCAGGGAGCGGATCACGCAGGCGATGCTGGTGCCGACCATGCTGGCCCGGATCGTCGCCGAGGTCGATGGCCCCGACGCGGGCACTCCGACGCTGGCGACGCTGGCCTACGGCGGGTCCCGCATGCCCCGCCCGGTCCTCGACCGGGCGCTGCGGGTGTTCCCCGAGACCGGCTTCGTCAACGCCTACGGGCTCACCGAGACCGCGTCCTCCGTCGCGGTCCTCGGGCCGGCCGACCACCGCGCTGCCGCCACCTCGGCCGACCCGCTCGTGCGCGATCGGCTCGGCTCGGTGGGCCGGCCCCTGCCCGGAATCGAGTTCGAGATCCGTAGTGCCGCAGGAGAACCCGTCGCACCGGGTGACACCGGGCTGGTCTTCGTCCGTGGTGAGCAGATCTCGGGCGAGTACGGCGGACGTAGCGTTCTCGATGCTGACGGCTGGTTCCCCACCGCCGATCTCGGCAGGCTCGACGCGGCCGGCTACCTGTTCATCGAAGGCCGCGCCGACGACACGATCATCCGGGGCGGGGAGAACATCGCGCCCGCCGAGATCGAGGATGTGCTGCTCGAATACCCCGGCATCAGCGAGGCGGCGGTCATCGGGGTGCCCGATCCGGAGTGGGGCCAGCGCCTGATCGCGGTGGTCGTCGGGGTCGGCGACCAGGCGCGGATCAAGCAGTGGGTCAAGGATCGGCTGCGCTCGTCCAAGACGCCCGACGCGATCGTGTTCCGCACCGAACTCCCCAAGACCGACACCGGAAAACTCTTGCGACGCGACCTCGTCGCCGAAATGGAGAACACCCATGCCTGA
- a CDS encoding SDR family NAD(P)-dependent oxidoreductase: MQISGSSAIVVGGTGGLGAATVRRLHAAGAKVVVADVADDLGKELEDELGIRYVHTDATSEESVQAAIEEAQSLGPLRISVDTHGGPASGGRLVGKDGSPLDLDGFRTTIEFYLTAVFNVLRLSAAAIAKQEPLDEGSRGVIVNTASIAAYEGQIGQLPYAAAKGGVVGMTLVAARDLSPLGIRVVTIAPGTFNTPAYGKAAEQLEVHWSKQVPHPKRMGRSPEYGHLVQSVIENDYLNGEVIRLDGALRFPPK; encoded by the coding sequence ATGCAGATCAGTGGTAGTTCCGCCATCGTGGTCGGCGGCACCGGCGGGCTCGGGGCGGCGACCGTCCGCCGCCTGCACGCCGCGGGGGCGAAGGTGGTCGTCGCCGACGTCGCCGATGACTTGGGCAAGGAGCTCGAGGACGAACTCGGCATTCGCTATGTGCACACCGACGCCACCAGCGAGGAGTCCGTGCAGGCCGCCATCGAGGAGGCGCAATCCCTGGGCCCCCTGCGGATCTCGGTCGACACCCACGGTGGTCCCGCCAGCGGCGGACGACTCGTCGGCAAAGACGGCAGCCCCCTGGACCTCGACGGCTTCCGCACCACGATCGAGTTCTACCTGACCGCCGTGTTCAACGTGCTGCGGCTCTCGGCCGCCGCCATCGCCAAGCAGGAACCGCTCGACGAAGGCAGCCGCGGCGTCATCGTCAACACCGCCTCGATCGCCGCCTACGAGGGGCAGATCGGCCAGCTTCCCTACGCCGCGGCCAAAGGCGGCGTGGTCGGGATGACCCTGGTCGCGGCGCGCGACCTGTCCCCGCTCGGCATTCGCGTCGTCACCATCGCGCCCGGCACCTTCAACACCCCCGCCTACGGCAAGGCCGCCGAGCAGCTGGAGGTCCACTGGAGCAAGCAGGTCCCCCACCCCAAGCGCATGGGCCGGTCACCGGAGTACGGGCACCTGGTCCAATCGGTCATCGAGAACGACTATCTCAACGGCGAAGTGATCCGCCTCGACGGCGCACTCCGCTTCCCACCCAAATAA
- a CDS encoding enoyl-CoA hydratase/isomerase family protein: MVELELEAGIAVVTINRPHARNAIAPVTMDELDEALDKAAGARALVIRGAGDRAFVSGGDLKELSALRTEEQAAAMAWRMRSICDRLAAFPAPVIAALNGHAFGGGAEVAVAADIRVAAADIKIGFNQSALAIMPAWGGAERLAALVGKGRAVLLAGTATIVDATEAERLGLVDRVFARADFEDGWRALARSLATAQAGEIKRIVAGVSPQEAVDAFARLWVADEHWVAADAALTRRTS; the protein is encoded by the coding sequence ATGGTCGAGCTGGAGCTGGAGGCCGGTATCGCGGTCGTCACGATCAATCGCCCGCACGCCCGCAACGCCATCGCACCGGTCACCATGGACGAGCTGGACGAGGCGCTGGACAAGGCGGCGGGCGCCCGTGCTCTGGTCATTCGAGGAGCTGGTGATCGGGCGTTCGTCTCCGGCGGAGATCTCAAAGAGCTCAGTGCGCTGCGTACCGAGGAGCAGGCCGCCGCGATGGCCTGGCGCATGCGCTCGATCTGCGATCGGCTCGCGGCTTTCCCCGCTCCCGTGATCGCCGCGCTCAACGGGCACGCCTTCGGTGGTGGTGCCGAGGTCGCCGTCGCCGCGGACATCCGCGTCGCCGCCGCCGACATCAAGATCGGCTTCAACCAATCCGCACTGGCGATCATGCCCGCCTGGGGTGGTGCCGAGCGGCTCGCGGCACTGGTGGGAAAGGGACGCGCGGTCTTGCTGGCCGGAACGGCCACCATTGTCGACGCGACCGAAGCCGAACGGCTGGGGTTGGTCGACCGGGTGTTCGCGCGCGCGGACTTCGAGGACGGCTGGCGCGCGTTGGCCCGCTCGCTGGCGACCGCGCAGGCGGGGGAGATCAAGCGGATCGTCGCGGGCGTCTCGCCGCAGGAGGCGGTCGACGCGTTCGCCCGGCTGTGGGTGGCGGATGAGCACTGGGTTGCCGCCGACGCAGCCCTCACCCGCCGCACCTCGTAG
- a CDS encoding AMP-binding protein, whose translation MRSIPADLVADYRSKGWWTGETIGEMLTHGLAAAPDTEFRVHSNQRPWSGTFGDVEHRARRLAAGLRARGVGPGDVVAFQLPNWAEAAATFWASAFLGAVVVPIVHFYGRKELSHILTATSPRVFIVAERFGRLEHHADLCADIPIVGVVGRDFDDLLAEDPMPGFLSTDPGGPALIAFTSGTTSAPKGVVHSHETLGHETRQLAGLYPPERGRQLTAAPVGHFIGMVNAFLIPVLDGSPVNLTDIWDPGRALALMRSDGLTVGGGATYFVTSLLDHPDFTTAHLSWMKYAGLGGSSVPAAVTRRLDDLGITVFRSYGSTEHPSITGSRYSAPKDKRLFTDGDALPGVEIKLAADGEILSRGPDLCLGYTDAALTAAMFDADGWYHTGDIGELDTDGYLTITDRKADIIIRGGENISALEVEEVLLTMPGIAEAVVVAAPDARLGEHAAAVVRLRTGHELPTIAELRAHFDRAGVAKQKWPEELHQVEDFPRTASGKVQKFHVRQSIADRQPSR comes from the coding sequence GTGCGCAGCATTCCCGCCGACCTGGTGGCGGACTACCGAAGCAAGGGCTGGTGGACCGGCGAGACGATCGGCGAGATGCTGACCCACGGTCTCGCCGCCGCACCCGACACCGAGTTCCGGGTGCATTCGAACCAGCGGCCATGGTCAGGCACCTTCGGCGACGTCGAGCACCGCGCCCGGCGCCTCGCCGCCGGGCTCCGCGCTCGTGGTGTCGGGCCCGGCGATGTCGTCGCCTTCCAGCTACCCAATTGGGCCGAGGCCGCCGCGACCTTCTGGGCGTCGGCATTCCTCGGGGCGGTGGTGGTGCCGATCGTGCACTTCTACGGGCGCAAGGAGCTCTCGCACATCCTCACCGCCACTTCGCCACGGGTGTTCATCGTGGCCGAGCGGTTCGGCCGGCTGGAACACCACGCTGACCTGTGCGCGGACATTCCGATCGTCGGCGTCGTGGGACGTGACTTCGACGATCTGCTCGCCGAGGACCCGATGCCCGGATTCCTGTCCACCGATCCCGGCGGTCCCGCGCTGATCGCCTTCACCTCGGGAACCACCAGCGCGCCGAAAGGCGTCGTCCACAGCCACGAAACCCTCGGCCACGAAACCCGGCAGCTGGCCGGTCTCTACCCGCCCGAGCGCGGTAGGCAGCTCACCGCGGCTCCGGTCGGGCACTTCATCGGCATGGTGAACGCGTTCCTGATCCCGGTGCTCGACGGATCCCCGGTGAATCTGACCGACATCTGGGACCCGGGCCGCGCTCTCGCGCTGATGCGCAGCGACGGACTCACCGTGGGCGGCGGCGCGACGTATTTCGTCACCAGCCTGCTCGACCATCCTGATTTCACCACAGCACATCTGTCCTGGATGAAGTACGCCGGTCTGGGTGGCTCATCGGTCCCCGCGGCCGTCACCCGCCGGCTCGACGACCTCGGCATCACGGTCTTCCGCTCCTACGGCAGCACCGAACACCCCTCGATCACCGGGTCACGGTACAGCGCGCCGAAGGACAAGCGCCTGTTCACCGACGGCGACGCACTGCCCGGGGTGGAGATCAAGTTGGCGGCCGACGGCGAAATCCTCAGTCGCGGACCGGATCTGTGCCTGGGCTACACCGATGCCGCGCTCACGGCCGCCATGTTCGACGCCGACGGCTGGTATCACACCGGCGATATCGGCGAGCTCGACACCGACGGCTACCTGACCATCACCGACCGCAAGGCCGACATCATCATTCGCGGCGGCGAGAACATCAGCGCCCTGGAGGTCGAGGAGGTCCTGCTCACCATGCCCGGGATCGCGGAGGCGGTGGTCGTCGCCGCGCCCGACGCCCGCCTCGGCGAGCACGCCGCCGCCGTGGTCCGGCTGCGCACCGGCCACGAGCTGCCGACCATCGCCGAGCTGCGCGCACATTTCGACCGGGCAGGTGTCGCCAAGCAGAAGTGGCCGGAGGAGCTGCACCAGGTCGAGGACTTTCCACGGACCGCCAGCGGCAAGGTGCAGAAGTTCCACGTCCGGCAAAGCATCGCCGACCGGCAACCGAGCCGATGA
- a CDS encoding enoyl-CoA hydratase/isomerase family protein translates to MNDPLLDEGLALSASGTPTAPLVVLELDGLGDACPETVLATATRIRESMALVVGVLRRPFSSSVEPVLAATTLTLTDLPTSPLHPEVVAVENIDAALAMLRAAVARSPRAALVCGHLLRQTPGRDTAPALAAEAAAYSMLLAGPEFARWLLERGPAKPAPATDRRVVRVRRSGDHLSIVLDHPQRRNALSLRLREELLAAAQVAVADPSIATVELSGNGPVFCSGGDLAEFGSATDVVAAYLVRLDRAPWRALDRLADRLVVRATGSCIGAGAEIAAFAGTVTATPDTYFCFPEVRMGLVPGAGGTVSVARRIGRWRAAWLMLTEQRLDADAALDWGLIDQVIGAEG, encoded by the coding sequence ATGAACGACCCGCTGTTGGACGAGGGACTCGCGCTGTCGGCGTCAGGAACGCCGACAGCGCCGCTCGTCGTGCTCGAACTCGACGGTCTCGGCGATGCCTGCCCCGAGACGGTGCTCGCGACGGCCACCCGAATCCGGGAGTCGATGGCGCTCGTGGTCGGAGTCCTGCGGCGGCCCTTTTCCTCGTCGGTCGAGCCCGTCCTGGCCGCGACCACGCTGACCTTGACCGACCTACCGACATCGCCCCTGCACCCGGAGGTGGTCGCCGTCGAGAACATCGACGCCGCGCTCGCGATGTTGCGCGCCGCGGTTGCTCGATCACCGCGGGCAGCGCTCGTCTGCGGCCACCTGCTCCGGCAGACACCCGGACGCGACACCGCGCCGGCCCTGGCTGCCGAGGCCGCGGCCTACTCGATGCTGCTCGCCGGACCCGAATTCGCTCGATGGCTCCTCGAGCGTGGGCCCGCGAAGCCCGCGCCGGCTACCGATCGCCGCGTGGTTCGTGTGCGGCGCAGCGGAGACCACCTGTCGATCGTGCTGGATCACCCGCAACGCCGCAACGCGCTGAGCCTGCGGCTGCGGGAAGAACTTCTGGCCGCTGCGCAGGTGGCGGTCGCGGACCCGAGCATCGCGACGGTGGAACTCAGCGGCAACGGCCCCGTGTTCTGCAGCGGTGGCGATCTGGCCGAATTCGGCTCGGCGACCGACGTGGTCGCCGCGTATCTGGTGCGGCTGGATCGCGCACCGTGGCGGGCACTCGATCGCCTCGCCGACCGCCTCGTCGTTCGCGCCACCGGCTCCTGTATCGGCGCGGGTGCCGAGATCGCCGCGTTCGCGGGCACGGTCACCGCGACCCCGGATACGTACTTCTGTTTCCCCGAGGTGCGGATGGGTTTGGTACCCGGTGCGGGCGGCACGGTCAGCGTGGCGCGGCGCATCGGCCGCTGGCGCGCCGCATGGTTGATGCTGACCGAACAGCGACTCGATGCCGATGCGGCGTTGGACTGGGGCCTGATCGATCAGGTCATCGGCGCGGAGGGCTGA
- a CDS encoding CoA transferase — protein sequence MRSDPRAHRRIDLEEPRAVVDEWLRTLTTRTVPTTFPADPECPVLAWAGSGAMALTGHDGAEPSLSPAPAYGLLGAALRALSWLTGDLGDRVDLDPAVALTGRAQRAGLRRAGRRSANGTSRLLRATDGWCALTLSRPDDFDAVPAVLGAEVGADPWIALEAAAARSSAAALVQRAQLVGIPASVLAVPPRNMLPWNVSRLSNAVGARSLRGLVVVDLSSMWAGPLCARVLGLAGARVIKVEGAHRPDGARTGDPRFFDWLHAGHEFRTLDFRAEQGRKALGELLDSADIVLEASRPRALAQLGLAPEDRPHRDGRIWLSLTGYGRSNPMRVAFGDDAAVAGGLVGRHGGEPVFCADAIADPLSGVCAALAVAGACHSGGGVLIDLSMRATAAAFAAAPPIAHGNHVVHRHGDDWVVECASTQRRRTVGAPAALSPGDA from the coding sequence GTGCGCTCAGATCCCCGGGCACACCGCCGAATCGACCTCGAGGAACCCCGCGCCGTGGTGGACGAGTGGCTGCGGACGCTGACCACCCGCACCGTCCCCACGACCTTTCCCGCCGACCCGGAGTGTCCGGTGCTGGCGTGGGCAGGCTCCGGCGCGATGGCGCTCACCGGCCACGACGGCGCCGAACCGAGCCTGTCCCCCGCACCCGCCTACGGCCTGCTAGGAGCAGCGCTGCGCGCGCTGTCGTGGCTCACCGGTGACCTCGGCGACCGAGTCGACCTCGACCCCGCGGTGGCGCTGACCGGCCGGGCGCAACGAGCGGGTCTACGGCGCGCGGGGCGCCGATCGGCGAACGGCACGAGCAGGCTGCTTCGTGCCACCGATGGATGGTGTGCCCTCACACTGAGCCGCCCCGACGACTTCGATGCCGTCCCCGCCGTTCTCGGCGCCGAGGTCGGCGCAGACCCATGGATCGCGCTCGAGGCGGCAGCAGCACGGTCATCGGCGGCCGCGCTGGTACAGCGGGCCCAACTCGTCGGCATCCCCGCATCCGTGCTGGCCGTGCCACCGCGCAACATGCTGCCCTGGAACGTTTCTCGCCTGAGCAACGCGGTCGGCGCCCGCTCGCTGCGCGGACTCGTCGTCGTCGACCTGTCGTCGATGTGGGCGGGACCGCTGTGCGCGCGCGTCCTCGGACTGGCCGGCGCGCGGGTGATCAAGGTGGAGGGTGCTCACCGGCCCGACGGCGCCCGCACCGGTGATCCTCGATTCTTCGATTGGCTGCACGCCGGACACGAGTTCCGAACACTCGACTTCCGCGCCGAGCAGGGCCGAAAAGCCCTGGGCGAGCTCCTCGATTCGGCCGACATCGTGCTCGAGGCGTCCCGGCCACGGGCCTTGGCGCAACTCGGCCTCGCACCCGAGGATCGCCCGCACCGCGACGGGCGGATCTGGTTGAGCCTCACCGGCTACGGCCGGTCCAATCCGATGCGGGTGGCCTTCGGTGACGACGCCGCGGTCGCGGGCGGCCTGGTCGGCCGCCACGGGGGCGAGCCGGTCTTCTGCGCTGACGCGATCGCCGATCCGCTCTCAGGCGTCTGCGCGGCGCTGGCGGTGGCCGGCGCATGCCACAGCGGCGGCGGCGTGCTGATCGATCTGTCCATGCGCGCCACGGCAGCCGCTTTCGCCGCCGCGCCGCCGATAGCGCACGGAAACCATGTGGTCCACCGACACGGCGATGACTGGGTCGTGGAATGCGCGTCGACCCAGCGACGCCGCACAGTCGGCGCACCGGCAGCACTGTCGCCGGGTGATGCCTGA
- a CDS encoding amidohydrolase family protein has protein sequence MLIRRARIFGTGHTDVRWHRGSITECGTGLRAFPGEHDIDAGGGWLLPGLHDHHVHLRSLAASADSLPLGPQVIRTVDDLAARLRQADATMPKGMWIRGVGYHESAAGDLDRWALDRWITQRPVRIQHRSGALWTLNSHACAAVDLNRCAHTGVERDLDGRANGRLWRMDAWLGAQIAARPVDLTTVSARAAALGITGVTDATPALGQHDVDDFARDVTSGRIRQRVHCMAPPAVTAPEIQRFSLGPTKILLDDTALPTLDQFIARIREIHAGDRSVAVHCVTRVQLILTMTALDGAGVRLGDRIEHGAIIPVEAMAWLRANRVPVVTQPHFLVERGDHYRRAVPDQDRPDLWRLGSLLGARVGVAGGTDAPFGSADPWRLVHAAVDRESGRSAAERLSLRSAVSLFFGRPERPASPRTIAPGEVADLTLLAVPPEEVTAMLPNPPIAATVVDGRVVYG, from the coding sequence ATGCTCATCCGACGAGCTCGGATATTCGGGACCGGGCACACCGACGTCCGGTGGCACCGTGGGTCGATCACCGAATGCGGAACCGGACTACGAGCATTTCCCGGCGAGCACGACATCGACGCGGGCGGCGGGTGGCTGCTGCCCGGCCTGCACGACCACCATGTGCACCTACGTTCCCTCGCCGCGTCCGCTGACTCATTACCGCTCGGCCCACAGGTGATTCGCACCGTCGACGACCTGGCGGCGCGGCTGCGGCAGGCGGACGCGACAATGCCGAAGGGGATGTGGATTCGCGGCGTCGGATACCACGAGTCGGCCGCCGGGGACCTGGACCGGTGGGCGCTGGATCGCTGGATCACCCAGCGCCCGGTCCGGATCCAACATCGCTCCGGCGCCCTCTGGACGCTCAACTCGCACGCGTGTGCAGCAGTGGACCTGAACCGCTGCGCACACACGGGTGTGGAGCGCGACCTCGACGGACGGGCCAACGGCCGACTCTGGCGGATGGATGCCTGGCTCGGCGCCCAGATCGCCGCCAGGCCCGTCGATCTGACCACGGTCAGCGCGCGCGCCGCGGCACTGGGGATCACCGGCGTCACCGACGCCACCCCCGCGCTGGGGCAGCACGATGTCGATGATTTCGCCCGTGACGTGACCAGTGGCCGAATTCGGCAACGGGTTCACTGCATGGCACCGCCCGCCGTCACCGCCCCGGAGATCCAGCGGTTCTCCCTGGGGCCGACCAAGATCCTGCTCGACGATACGGCCCTGCCGACTCTCGACCAGTTCATCGCTCGGATCCGCGAGATCCACGCCGGGGATCGATCGGTCGCGGTGCACTGTGTGACCAGGGTCCAACTGATTCTGACGATGACCGCCCTCGACGGCGCGGGCGTGCGTCTCGGTGATCGCATCGAGCACGGTGCGATCATCCCGGTCGAGGCGATGGCGTGGTTGCGGGCGAACCGGGTACCGGTGGTGACCCAGCCGCATTTCCTGGTCGAACGAGGCGACCACTACCGGCGTGCGGTGCCCGACCAGGATCGTCCGGATCTGTGGCGGCTCGGGTCACTGCTGGGGGCGAGGGTGGGCGTGGCCGGGGGCACCGATGCCCCGTTCGGTAGCGCCGACCCTTGGCGCCTTGTCCACGCCGCCGTCGACCGAGAATCGGGTCGCTCGGCGGCCGAGAGGCTGTCACTTCGATCGGCGGTCAGCCTGTTCTTCGGCCGCCCCGAACGGCCCGCGTCGCCACGAACCATCGCACCCGGCGAAGTCGCCGATCTGACGCTGCTGGCGGTGCCACCCGAGGAGGTGACCGCGATGCTGCCCAACCCACCGATCGCGGCCACCGTCGTCGACGGACGAGTCGTCTACGGCTGA